CCTCCGGGCAGATCCTGTTCAAGGGCCAGGACGTGGCCGGCCTGCGCGCCGACCAGATCGCGCGCCTGGGCGTGGCGCGCACCTTCCAGGCGACCGCGCTGTTCGACCGCGCCACGGTGCTCGACAACCTGATCGTCGGCCACCGGCTGCGCACGCGCTCGGGGCTGGGCGACGTGCTGTTCAACACGCGCCGCCTGCGCGAAGAGGAACGCCTGTGCCGCGACAAGGCCGAAGCCGCGCTCGACTTCGTCGGCCTGTCGCACCTGGCGCATGAAGTCGCCGCCGATATCACGCAGGAAGCGCGCAAGCGCGTGGCCTTCGCGCTGGCGCTGGCGACGGACCCGGAACTGCTGCTGCTCGACGAGCCCGCGGGCGGCGTGAACCCGGAGGAAACCGTGGGTCTCGCCGAACTGATCCGCAAGATGGTGCGCCATGGCAAGACCGTCTGCCTGATCGAACACAAGATGGACATGATCATGCGGCTGGCAGACAAGATCATGGTGCTGAACTACGGCGAGAAGATCGCCGAAGGCACGCCCGCGCAGATCCAGCAGGATCCGCATGTCATCGAGGCCTACCTGGGAGCCGACCATGTTGCAGCTTGAACGCGTCTCGCTGTCGTACGGCAGCTTCCGTGCCCTGGACAACATCACGCTGCACGCCGCGGCAGGCGAGCTGGTGGTGCTGCTGGGCGCCAACGGTGCCGGCAAGAGCTCGATCTTCCTGGCGATGAGCGCGATCCACCGCATCAGTGGCGGCAGCATGCGCTTCGACGGGCGCGAGCTGTCCGGCATGAAGCCATCGCAGATCGTGCAGGCGGGGCTGGTGCATTGCCCGGAGGGACGCAAGCTCTTTCCGGCGATGAGCGTGGAGAAGAACCTGGTGCTGGGCGCGTACGTGCACCGGCGCGATGGTGCGGGCATCCGCAAGACGCTGGAGGAAGTCTATGAACTCTTC
This genomic window from Cupriavidus sp. P-10 contains:
- a CDS encoding ABC transporter ATP-binding protein, with product MLEIRNLTKKFGGLTAVHDVSVTFEQGHINAIIGPNGAGKTTFFNLVAGTHAPSSGQILFKGQDVAGLRADQIARLGVARTFQATALFDRATVLDNLIVGHRLRTRSGLGDVLFNTRRLREEERLCRDKAEAALDFVGLSHLAHEVAADITQEARKRVAFALALATDPELLLLDEPAGGVNPEETVGLAELIRKMVRHGKTVCLIEHKMDMIMRLADKIMVLNYGEKIAEGTPAQIQQDPHVIEAYLGADHVAA
- a CDS encoding ABC transporter ATP-binding protein; this encodes MLQLERVSLSYGSFRALDNITLHAAAGELVVLLGANGAGKSSIFLAMSAIHRISGGSMRFDGRELSGMKPSQIVQAGLVHCPEGRKLFPAMSVEKNLVLGAYVHRRDGAGIRKTLEEVYELFPILKQKKDDPAGSLSGGQQQMVALGRALMSRPRALLLDEPSLGLAPLVVKQMFEIIQRINRAGTTVLLAEQNAYAALGIAHRAYVIESGRIVMEGDRDTLLKDEGIRKAYIGG